A region of the Apium graveolens cultivar Ventura chromosome 6, ASM990537v1, whole genome shotgun sequence genome:
CTTGTGTGAAATTGAAATTATGTGCTATTGTAATATTTTGACATTTACAATATTGATAGTTAAATTTTGGATTATGATTTTCAATTTAGTGTTGGAAGTCTATTCATTTGAGTGTTGACGTAATATAATAAGGTTTTAGTTCAACCGACCCGAtctaatatataaataataagaccggtttaaaaatatatttttagatTGACGGATTAGAATTTTTATAAACAGAAATAATCGGATTGGTCATGTTTATTCACCTAACCTCATCAACGCTATCCGCATTTACCCCTGCCTGAAATTCGCTCCGTTGATTAGGGCCGAGCAAAAGATCGAAAAAACCCGAAACCGAAATCAAAACCGTTAAAAATCGATAAAAACCGAACCGATTAAATCCGAACCGAAACAGAAACCGAAAAATCAAAGACTGAAACCGAAACCGATTTGCAGTTTCGATTTTATGTTAAAACCGAACCGTAATAACCCGAAACCGATCCGATTATTAAGATAAATAAactaaataatatatttatataatataaatttcTAAAATATAAATATAGATATAAATTTATGGAATCCAAAATATTAGAGTTGAAAGGTAGATATAGATTAATATAGACCTTAAACTCCTAAGATAAGTAAAGCTGCATATATTCTGTTCGAATTGTGCTAGTTAGATTTGTTCTTTAATTTTCTGAACCTTTCTGGAAAAAGATTGAAGCTTTTTCTTTTAGAATTAGCATGTCGAGGAATTTGACAGctctattttttttaatatctACAAAATTGACTTTAGAATTTTATTCAACTGGATAACTTTAACAAGAAAGCGAAACTATGTTAGTAAGTAATATTCAGGAAGTATGCAAGGAAAATTACAGGACAGTGACACCAAGCTTTAGTCCAATGCACTTTCAATAATTACAGTATGATCTCATAATagtaaattaatattaaattactAGTACTATTTTGTTATATTTGTAATTTAAATGTACCTtgtaatttatttacttaaaaattCTAGTAGTCATATTTGTGTTGTAAATTCTGAGTGATGTGATTTTAAAACCGAAACCGATCCGATTAAAACCGAAACGAGATTTTCAAACCGAAACCGAACcgatggttttggttttggttgcGGTTTCGGTTTCGGTCAAAAACCGTCCCGAACTGAACCGCGCTTCACCCTACCGTTGATACAATTTATCTTGCGTTTTGGAAAACAAAAAATTATGTTCCTGCCGTGTATAGTTAAAATGATCATATTTTCACGGCaagttatatataatattattaagaaaatttcaaaaattatattattagaacatacatttattttattttcaaatgTTATTTTCAGttctaaaataattaaaaaaattcttaATTATTTGCCAAAATTTGATTGATATGGCTaaatctatactattatattaaatacgaaatAATGAAAGTTTGATTGTTAGTCGGTCTGGTCACcataattatattaatatttaaaataaaatactctcataaattgatcaaaaattcataacataattataatatgtctaatgatttttgttaaaataatataatatataaaattcaccCGGCCGAGttaaacaaaattatcttattagtccaattttaaataaaaaattaaaaaaattacatataattagttggatttgaagaatcaagctaaaataaaataataaatattattgattccgctaaaaatattatattatcgGACCAGACTATAACAAAATTAAAATCTGAAAGAAAATTCGTGaggtcgatataatgtcatcaaactAATACAAAATAATACATCTTATCCATTcggtataaaataaaataataatcacgtgggctaaaataaaatcaaacaaaGTAGTAAATATACTTAGGtggatttggttgatataacCGGTCTCAAACTGACATAAACTTTTTGTTATTGACACACAAAATTTTACAATTGATTCGGGTTTTAAAATATTAAACTAAAATAAATCTGaatatagttagttggatttggtcAGTTAATCGACTAATGACAATTCATATACTATTAATCTCAACtaaaatttacattttaattaaatataataatctttcgtaaacacacctataaatatcaataaaaatataaatttcaataattacattataatttttaaatatatgtatattaataagtattatcaaatcatattattaaaatttcaaataaataagttttataacttaaaatttttacttcaaattaaattcaaaaaattatataatattaaaaataacgTAAATCGCAAGGGTTTCATGCTATGCTATTAATAGTTAAAAGAGAACATTTAAAATGGGAAGGAAAAAGtaatttaagaaaaataataattaaacttTGGAATAATATTTGTGGGGATGGAGATGAGAAAATAGTTTTCCACTACGGTATGGTCGAACTGGTCTACGTTATTGCCTGCCGTTCTTGTTTTGATTTGTGAGTTGTTACCATCATTTTATATCTGAAATGGCTTTTATTAAGCTTGAAGCCCATAATAATGACATGATATATCGGGAAAAAGTCGAGGATATAATATGGAGCATATTTGTTTTTAAAGATTTAAACACGgattctaaaaataataattaaacaaTTGAAAGCAGTGCTCCAGAATAAAACGAAAGAATTGGATTCTAGTTCATAATAACGTAATTATTATTGCTTGACGACAAAATACATTTATTCTTTTAATTGTCTTAGCCCTATTCTTTTGGTTCTTTCTTGTAGTAGGAACTAATGTTTTTAAAAAGTAACAGATAATGACGTGGATTTTGTGCAGGCAATTGCCATGAATATATTTTACCAATTCTCCAGCTTCCTGGGCAAATCATTAATTACTTTGCATTTATTTTCAGATAATAAAAAGTAGGATCTTGCAACCACTTTGGAATTTAactattattaaaaaaaatattatactTGAGATATCTCAATTGATTGAGAACTTATTTTTCTCCGACATTATGATTCGATTACTACTCATCCCGAATTTTGAATGTCACAAAATATAACTCgagaatttataaaaatattataaatattgtGAGTTTAATTATCACTCAACCCGAAATTTAAATGTGTTATAATAGAATTTGAGAATGTATAACAATATCATAAATATTtcatttcaaaatttattttaaccccccacatttaaatatatatatatatatatataataggtATAGACAGATAGATGTGCACACAATGTAGGTCGACCATCCTCCCGATTGACACTTCATTGTACAACGCGTGTCGACTATAATATCAGCTTTGATTTCACCATGATTTGTATAATCAAGGTACGAATGGATGATACGCAAGTTTTGAGATAACCAGGCGTGAAATAAATTATtgctattttttttaaattttacaATTGTTTGAACCAGGCTCATAAATAATTGGGTCAAATGAATTATCgctaattttataaatttagacGAGCTTAAAAAAATCtagttttataaaaaaaattcttatTAAATTATTTAGCCTAATCAGATTTGAGTCTCAATTTGTCCCTCATGATTCCTCCCATTATGTAAAAATCTCAAAATAGTGTCTATGGACTGCCCAAATTATTTCAAGTTTGTGGTTTCAAATAAATGAATGTGTAATTATTATTGGGTTGCCCAAATTATTTCAAATTTGTGGTTTTGGATAATCGAAtgtataattattatttgttAAATATTAACGGTTAAGATTACATATTCTTTGTGAACTTATTGAATTGCACGGATGAACTAATTTTTGGTATTATTTTAAGTAAGATATGCTTCATTCGAAACAAAACAATAGGATAgcaatttagcaaaaaaaaaaaaaaacaataGGATAGCAAACTACGTAGTACGTACTAATTAATAATTCAATTTTAAACAAACGGGCTACCCCCAAAAATGCATTCATATAGAGATAGCTCATAAATTCTCTACTCAATAGATACAAACTGCTTCACTAAATGGAGCTAGGATAAGATTTCACAGGCTACAATTTTCTTGACAGCTATCTTGACACATTAGCTTCTACGTAACACCAACTCTTTTTTGCTTTGATTTTTGTCTTTCTTACCAGTACTCTGTTTAGCTTCATGGGAGCCACTGCCTTAATCAATGGTTTTCCCCATAAACTCACACCTTTTTTCCTCTTTAAATTTTCTATCAACAATCCCCAATTATTCCCACCACCTCATCAACAAAGCAAGCAAATAAGATGAAATCATCTCTGATTTCCCATGCAATTGTGCTCAAATCTCTACTCATTTTTCTCTATTTTACAACATACATCAACACTTGTCAAGCCACTAGCTTTATAGTTTCATCAAGAACAAACAAAAATTACATTGAGTTCATCAAGGCCTCATGTAACACCACCTTGTATCCACAACTTTGTTACAAATCAATGTCGAAATTCGCGAAGAAAATTCATGCCAATCCCAAACTCTTGGCAAATACTTCTATTTCTGTGACACTGAAGGAAGCTAAATCGACATTCGTGGCAATGAAAAATATGTCCAAGTATAAGGGTTTAACTACTGGAGAGAGGGCAGCATTGCGTGATTGTGTTGAGGTGACGGATGACTCAGTTTACGAGCTTCGGAGATCAATGGACCAGATGGATCAAATAGATGAGGAAGATGTGCATTTTGAGTTTGAAATAAGTAATGTTCAAACATGGGTGAGTGCAGCTTTGACAGACTACACCACTTGCATGGATGGCTTTTATAATGTAAATGAAGGAAATGTGAAAGCCAAAGTCTCCAAGTATGCTGTAAATGTTTTACAATTGAGTAGCATTGCCCTGACTTTTATCAACAGATATGCTACTTCTGGCTGAAAAGCTTACATCGTAACTTAAGAAAATGGTACCATACAAACTTATTCATGCACTATACACAAACATATAATTTGCAGAAAACAGCATATTTGCTACAAGTTCAGCGTATAATCTCATCTTTCTGAACCCTATTTCACTGCTACAGACAAGAGTCTGACTATGTTCCAATTTTATTTACTTTGTATATTGTAGTCTGTATACAAATAATTTGGCCTTTTTAGAAATGTGCAACTGTCTGTGATAATGCACACACATGTCATTATcataattttatttgattatttgGGCTGCAGAACATTGTTTTACAAGAAAAAATAAACGATACATTTACAAATCTAAGGATTTTATTTAGTTCACCAGTTCAATGATTGTGCCGGCCTTTGCTGGCAGATGAACCTGTTAACTGTACAATCATATGCAGAATATTCattattacttttattttttGTTTCTCAAGATAATGCGACACCGAAGAATTGTTGATATGCATCATATAAACATATCTATAGGCGATACCAAAAAGAACAAAAGGACACACAAGGAATAATAAGAACACAAAATCCTTGAAATCCTTGCAGAGTAACATTTAGGAATAAATTCTCTACCCCATGATGGATCTGCAAGAAGAACAATTATATTTGGCTTCATGCAATCTTTGTAGCCTAAATGTTGGAATACGAGACTTAATAAAGATGAGTTCTGAATCTCCGAGATTATATACAACTGCATTAAGGTTAAGGTCATACCAGGCTCCTACATCAGTAACTTCTGGTGAAGGTCTCGATATATACAGTAGACACTTGACCATCGCACCAAACACAACATTTAAGCTGCATAAAGGTTGTCTTTGCAAATATTCTTATACTTGAACACTGGAACATATGCAGTCAATAGTTATGCGCCTATGCCAATGATAATGTTTACTCAGTTTAGCCGTCTCTGTTCTACAATTCATGGAAAAGTCCTTGCAGTCGATGCCGAATTTGCAACAAGAATCTGATCCTTActcttttcattattttctaAGAATTAGTAAATTTGTCAATTCTATTGCATATCTTTAATATGTGAAAAATACATTATCTAAAAATATGAAGTTGAAACATTGATGTTTATCTTTTATTTAGTCTATATACCATATATtacttgtttaattcataattaaGACACTCAAGTCAATTCCTCTGTTGCTCTTCCATCTAAAGAAAAAACAAATACTTAAAAGCATCAGACTAATTGAAGAACAAGAGATGCTTTCGACTATACTCCAAATGCGAACCAAACAAATGATTTAAACAAACCCCATTGTCTTTGGAATTTCAGATCAACAACTTACTTCATTTGTTTTTGCCAATTATTACAGGATTAATTACTTGAAATATGAGCATTTTTTCATATGATTTTTGGTCTTTCTGGTGGCAAAGCAATGATCCCAATGATAACATTGCTCAAATACTGCTCGGTATCTCCCTTATGCTGTTCACCATTTCATGGTACTCCTGGATGTTCAATAGTAATTCAAAACCAAAACACATGCTATTGCCACCAGGCCCAAGAGGTCTTCCTGTGGTCGGAAATCTCCCCTTTCTCAAACCTGAGTTCCACTCATATCTGGCAAGCCTGGCTCGAACCTATGGTCCAATTCTGACACTAAGGCTCGGTCAAAAGATAAGCATTGTGATCACCTCACCCGCCTTGGCCCGTGAGGTTCTCAAAGACAATGATGTAAATTTTGCAAATCGTGATGTTCCAGCTGTCACAAAAGCCATGGAAATTGGTGCTTGTGATATTGTATGGACACAATACGGACCACAATGGCGAATGCTGAGAAAAGTCTCTGTCCTCGGAATGCTAGGACATTCGATCCTTGATACTGTGTACAATCTTAGACAACAGGAGATTAGGAATACCTGTAAATATTTATATGATCAAGCAAATTGTCCCGTTAACTTGGGTGAACAAATGTTCTTAACTGTACTAAAtgttataacaaatatgttgTGGGGTGGCACGGTTAAGGGAAAAGAGAGGGATGCAATTGCGATGGAGTTCAGGCAAGCAGTGGCTGAGGTATCTGATAGTCTGGCAAAGCCAAATATATCTGATTTTTTCCCAGTTCTTTCCAGGTTTGATTTGCAAGGGATCAAGAAGAAGGCAGAAGGTGCAAATAAGAAACTTGATCGAATATTTGATGATGTGATTGATCAACGTTTGAAAATGAATAACGGTGAGACAGAGAGCAAAGACTTTTTGCAGGTTCTATTGCAACTGAAGGATGATACAGATGCCAAAGTACCTCTAACGATGAACCACGTCAAAGCATTGCTGTTGGtatgttttcttttcttttctaagaTTTTTACTGCTCTACATACAATTAACATTACAGAAAAATCTCAACTATTTAAACTAAATAAGAATGAAAGTCCAAGTGAACTTCAATTGTTTAAATTTCTAAAGTCATTACAGCCATGGTTTTTTTATTACATTTGATATGTTTATGAGAATGATAGTGTAATATGAATGCACGTATAAATTTGCATCTAATGTGTCTTTTGGACAGGACATGGTTGTCGGTGGTACAGACACAGCGTCTAACACGATTGAGTTTGCAATGGCGGAGCTTATGAACAGTCCCCAGATCATGAAGAAAGCGCAACAAGAGATTGATCTAGTAGTGGGAAATGACAACACAGTGGAAGAGTCACACCTTCACAAACTACACTACCTAAAAAACATTATGAAAGAGGTTCTTCGTTTACACCCTGCTCTTCCACTCTTAGTACCACATTCTCCAAGTGAATCCTGCATCATTGGAGGCTACACAATTCCAAAAGGATCTCGAGTCTTTATCAATGCATGGGCAATACAAAGAGACCCGTCAATCTGGGAAAATCCATTGGAGTTTCGTCCAGAACGATTTTCAGATGGTAAACTAGACTACAGTGGCCACGATTTCAGTTATTTTCCTTTTGGCTCTGGCAGAAGAATTTGTGCAGGATTGCCAATGGCTGAGAGAACAGTAATGTACTTCCTTGCTTCTCTTTTGCATTCTTTTAACTGGGAATTACCGGCAGGAGAGAATATAGATGTTTCAGAAAAGTTTGGGATTGTGTTGAAGAAGAAAGTGCCTTTGGTTGTAGTGCCAAGTCCAAGGCTCTCTCCGTCAGTTTTCTCATAGGTGCTTATTCAGTCTTGCTAATCTTTAGTGTATTCTCTCTGAGGTCTTAATTCTATGAAGAATGTACGACTTATTATGTTTATACTGCTCACCAAACACGATTTGATGTATGATATCCTAATGCCAAAAACATGTTATATAAGTGCATAATCAAATTAAATTATCGGGAGTATTTTTA
Encoded here:
- the LOC141664755 gene encoding 21 kDa protein-like codes for the protein MSKFAKKIHANPKLLANTSISVTLKEAKSTFVAMKNMSKYKGLTTGERAALRDCVEVTDDSVYELRRSMDQMDQIDEEDVHFEFEISNVQTWVSAALTDYTTCMDGFYNVNEGNVKAKVSKYAVNVLQLSSIALTFINRYATSG
- the LOC141668242 gene encoding geraniol 8-hydroxylase-like, yielding MSIFSYDFWSFWWQSNDPNDNIAQILLGISLMLFTISWYSWMFNSNSKPKHMLLPPGPRGLPVVGNLPFLKPEFHSYLASLARTYGPILTLRLGQKISIVITSPALAREVLKDNDVNFANRDVPAVTKAMEIGACDIVWTQYGPQWRMLRKVSVLGMLGHSILDTVYNLRQQEIRNTCKYLYDQANCPVNLGEQMFLTVLNVITNMLWGGTVKGKERDAIAMEFRQAVAEVSDSLAKPNISDFFPVLSRFDLQGIKKKAEGANKKLDRIFDDVIDQRLKMNNGETESKDFLQVLLQLKDDTDAKVPLTMNHVKALLLDMVVGGTDTASNTIEFAMAELMNSPQIMKKAQQEIDLVVGNDNTVEESHLHKLHYLKNIMKEVLRLHPALPLLVPHSPSESCIIGGYTIPKGSRVFINAWAIQRDPSIWENPLEFRPERFSDGKLDYSGHDFSYFPFGSGRRICAGLPMAERTVMYFLASLLHSFNWELPAGENIDVSEKFGIVLKKKVPLVVVPSPRLSPSVFS